The window ttttattttgcaaaagtGATAGATCATGTACTATTTATGCAGTTCACTTTTATTAGTACGGTGCGAATTTTAAATCGACAACACTATGTCAACTagtttatatatgtattttcgtactttatcatttcatttcacttGTCGTGTTGAAAAGAGTGTATGATAACTATAGAAAAGTTATGTGCAACGGTAAATCCCctgatataatttatttatgcgTCCATCATTGAGTATTTTCATTTGTGTATGCATAATGATATGATttgtatattttcatatatttaatgtataattgacaaatttcgtattttttattcacaaccactaaaaaaataaaacgtgGACACTAATTAATAAACCTAAAATTTTGGACCAtcttctacattattctatttaatttttatatgttgttcttatttcttctttattgtttttgtcATCTTCTCTCCATGAACCATcatctacattattctatttatttctaattttctttgttcttattccttttttcctTCGTTCTCCTTTTTTAGtgatgaatatattttaaaagtaaattatatatatagtccttgaagggtcctattctaatgcttatagcaccctaatccaaaattaagactaaatctccatcttggattttaaaatgagtagatgagattaaagctcacaaaatctcaataaatagtagacaaaatatcaacaaaagggtaatatcgtcattatgttatcatatgataattttcgtgagtgtttttttatatcaacattgtgtattacaaatatcaacaatatgacattagaatatcaacacaaggacaagaaaatatcaacacatttttattgagattggacatgcataatattgagattttgcctacaatatattgagattttttgttgcatttgttgaaaatagctgcttatcaacatgtacgaaaattgaaatataatttatcaaatttcatcacccgaacatcgtcggaacatatgcaattgagatctcgttggaatccttattaaattatctttaatttgatatattttttgcgaaaaaataatttaaattgagagagttacgtaaatttaaagatttgagatgattttgaggagagagaaagtagttagttataattactacatataggatttgacattaatacccttttaatttaattaataattatttaaatttaaaatatattacacttggcattatattaaccacaagatcttctaatctaatagttgaaaattggtctcaatttgggattggtaattagttagcaattgattacatccctagtccttgaattttgggatttgcatatttaaagatagcagagtgatcaattgctaactaattagcaatcccaaattaagactaaatcttagccattagattagaaaatctagtggttgaaataatgtcacatggattatttttttaattaagaaaattaataaataaaattagagggtattaatgtcaattccatctcattaaaatcatcttaaaactttaaatttacgtaactctctcgatttaaattattttttcgcaaaaaatatatcaaattaaagataattttataaggattccaacgagatctcaattgcatatgttccgacgacgttcggatgatgaaatttgatatttttttattttagttttcgtaaatgttgataaccagatttttatcaacaaatatatcaaaaaatctcaataaaaccatgtaaaaatctcaataaatgtgggttgatatttttttgtactagtgttgatattcttatgtcatattgttgatatttgtaatacactatgttgatataaaaaaaatattcacgaaaattatcatatgataacataatgacgatattacccttttgttgatattttgtctactatttgttgagattcgtaagatttaatctcatccattcattttaaaatttaagggtggagatttggtcttaattttggattaggatgctataagcattagaatatgacccttTAAAgataattactactccctccgtccccgattaattgccactcttttccatttcgatctgtccctcaataattgtcacaattcacttttactataaatggtaagtaggtctcacgttccactaactcacttcactcacattttattataaagccaataaaaaaagtgggtctcacattccactactttttcaaccaacttttttttacaattcttaaaactcatgcttggtcaaagagtgacaattaatcggggacggagggaatattttggaagaaatttaaataatactcctactagcAAAGGATATAAATGGCCCTTTAGTTTTGAGATTTGCAAAATTGCAAAGTCGTCAGCGCTTTCTTGTCCAAGGAAATTTGAGTCCCTAAAAGAAGACGGTGCCATCattgttttatgaaatttgtttttattaatcttGGTGGAACCTTTCACATGACTAATTCCTTTGACTATACGATTATAGTAGTATGGACTCCATTAGCAAACTCTTCTATGAAGCCAAATACATGGATGCATAATTGGAACTTGGAAGGTGAAAGGATTGTTTTTTGCGAGAAAATTAGTCGCTTAATACTGATATGATTCTGAGCATACGTAAGAGTCTGTAGCTAACTTTGGGAAACCACAAGCCCATTAAGATCAATAAACACATAAAGAGAAAGTATCATGCGATCATACCGTACGAAACATAATGAAATACGAAATGTAGAGGTGACCAAGATTGCATTAGAGGAAAACATAAATAGAATCATTTCACTAATGGCGCGACGTTCAACCATCATATTAACGTGATGATAGTTAGATGCTTAAAGGACCTAAACTTACTTTTAGTATGAGTTGAAGaatatgcaattattttttatttatttatcatcgAAATCATATAATTCCAATaatgacataaataaatactttgaGGGGATATATTGTACTgattcttaatttaattaagttgaattccaacaaaagaacaaattaaatttattggatGAATTGAATAAAGGGGAACAAAAGATCAGCTCACCAATTTTATAAGTCAAACGTGTGTATCTTTAGGGTTTTGTGAGAACTGTTAGCggtagaaaaaaataaatctcaatttataattaattattcccttaaaaattgaaattctatCTTGTAGGTTGGTTTTATAGCATCTTCAATAAGGAAGATACATAAAAAGATATATCATCtatttaccttctcaaaagaagaaatgtattctataaacaaaaatcaatatcttttttagttaaatgcgtcattaatataaatgtatataaaagGTGAGTTTTGGCCTAAATTGTACATATTTTGGGTTTTGggtatgaatttgaatatttgtaaatattaagtacataatttatcattatataaaagtTAAGTTATggactaattttaaatatttaagaataCAATCAGGGTGCACAACTTGCAACTAGAATTCAAAACGTGTTAATTTTGTGATACATGCAAAAATGTACTATTGTTTACAATTGTATGGTCCTGTAGAATAGATTGTTACATTACAAGCATAGCTATCAAACACTATTCAAAACGATGTTTGCCAATGTGTATGAACCACACATTGGGCAAGGGTCATGATTCCCCCCTCCCCCCTCCCCCATCCTCTATGAGGTGAGAAATCCGTTGATTAGATGTTATATCAAAGTCTCCTTTAAATATCCTACACATCAACTTCCAAAAGATTTAAAATCGAAAGTCATTCTATAAAACTTCAACTCCCaagttaattatttcatttcccaataaatttaattaacccTAAGAGCATACACAATGGTGGATTTTTTGTCCGCGCGATCCCTCAACAGACCACTGCAAGCCGACGGACGGGCGCGCGGACGATCGCAACGGACGAACTTTCAGGCGAGGACGACGCATCGCCCGTGCATCATCCACCCATTCCAGGCCCACGGACGACCGGTCTGGACgacaaaaaatcaattttcaactatattttaattataaaaaaattcttttcattaaaaaatcaatttttaaattaaaataaaaaactataattttaCAACGGTCTATACTAAAAGACGGATCCATGAATTTAGtgaaagattatattttatagaataTGATTCCTTCACACATCACATTAGATGTGTCAATGTTTCCTCTTTCCTCTCTGCTTCTTTCATCCTCCTTAGTCACGATCAACTGGACTTTCCATgcttataaaacaaatataacgGTATATTGTACTGTTATTGCGGTGTAGCACTATACTGCACTAACGGTATGATAACGATATCAAAAAATCATCATATGAATTTTCAGTATACTacatattgaaaatataaacataattttaaatacaacTTTTTCGTCCATGAATAAGAGTCcagttttttcattttagtttgtccgcgattaggagtctcggttctttttttagtactccattataaataataataaggtctcacattctactaacccattttactcatatttcatttaaactaatataaacaaGTGAAACCCATAttatataaacttttttttatccaatttttttcGTGCAGCCAAAAAATGGGACTACTATAACAGTGTGAATGCAGGGAGAATTGTATTACGACTCTTTAGTCCATGTATAATGATGTTACACCTAGTCTTTATATTGGTATCATGGCATAATCGAATActcatatattaatatcacTAAATGCAGTCGGTAAAATGATTTACTTTATAGACAATTTCTAAATACAAGTCagttaataaaatgatttagGGTTGGAAATGTgtaagttttaaataaaaagaatttgtaTCATGCGTGGATGTGTATCAGTTGGCCTTATGATATAATGTGTAGCCTGACAGTAAAGATTTCGAATTTAATTGCACCATAAATAAAcctataaaatttaaaacctataaaaaaatctatacaaaaattatgaagATAAATAACAAGTAGACTACTATAAATAAGCTAGTAAGGCCTCAAGCATCCACCACATCCAAAACAAAACCCAAGTAATTAACCATGGCCAAGCTTTTCCAAACCCTAATTCCAGTGCTTTCCTCCATAGCCTTGCTCCTTGCCATCGCCAACACGGCACGGTCGCAGACGACCTCCTTCACCTATGATTTCTACGGCGGCCCGAAGCCAACTGACCTACTCTACCAAGGCGACGCCCACTTCCCATCCGACTCCACCTACCTCCGCTTGACCAACACCGACGACTCAGGCAACCCGTTGACGTACCGCGTTGGCCGAGCCGTGTATTCCAAGCCCATCCAATTTTGGGACGATGAAGGCCAGGTGGACTTTGAAACCACCGTAAAATTCATCATCAACCCCAAAAGCGGCGACTCAAACCCCGCCGATGgcctcaccttcttcatccaGCCTGTTGGATACCCAGTCGGAACCGCACGCGCTAGCTTTGGAATCTTCGACAATTCTGGTAAAAATCCGTCCGTCTTTGCCGTGGAATTCGACATCTACAGCAACCCTAATGAGCCAAAACATCGTCATGTTGGGATTGACATTGGATCAAATGTTTCCAAAAACACAACCGACGTCGGTGACGCAATTTTGGGGCAGGAGGTGACTGCCCGCATCGACTACGAGGAAGCTACCAAAGTCATCAGCGTTCACGTGACGGCGGGCTCAAAAACTTATGAGGTGAGCTATGTGTACGACTTGAGCACCATTCTCCCTCAGCAGGTTGAGGTCGGGATATCCGCATCCACTGGAGGCCACGCCGCCATTCACGACCTCATATCGTGGTATTTCACTTCCACTCTTGTGCATACCAACATTCGCCAGTAAGTGTGATGTTATTGTGTGAAGTATGCTATGTGAATAAGGACTAGCGATTGAGTTTTCTCTCGTTGAGTCCCTAATTACAATAAGATGATGGACTCATCCatttgtgtgtgtatgttATTCTGTATGTCATGTATGTATGTACCACGggttttatgaaattaatgtcAGTTTTTATTAATCTTGGTCGAACTTTTCACATAATTACTTCTTTGACTATACGATCATAGTATAAACTCCACCATTGCAATTTACACACTCCACTATGAATTCTAACACTAGTGTATTGTGTTGGAATTGTGTGCCAGGTCAAAGGGTTTTGACCGAGAATAAATTCAATGAGacattattttgtgaattaaacGATAAAGTGTCAATCTATTTTCAGATTAGATGACtgtggtatattcattttctcaaatccgatccCGGTGagagaaataatggattaaagttgGAGCAAAACTACGATATAATTAAATGAGCTAAGAGAGAAGTCGTGAGATTAATTAAGGGAGTTAATTATCCACATTGGAAGTgacaaccttattaaactaatatttaataaaaagaattattacatgtaataattatagtcgACTAAGATGGATTGTAGAACCGACACCGCCGCACGCACGCGCCGCCTCGAGCCCATGCCCGAGTtcttggacttggacttggcAGTTGGTCTTTGGGCCCGTCAGTGTGACGCGGTAaagccaacgtggctgacacgtgatGAAGTCTATGTCGTGAGCGTACCTAGACGCGATGCGTGTCCAGATACATCCGTCCATGAATGAATGAAACATGATGAACTCTACATCAGATACGCTGACACGTGATGAAGTCTACGTCGTGAGCGAACCTAGACGCACAGCTTGTCAAGATACATCCGTCCAGGATTGGCTGACATGTGATGAACTCTACGTCGTGAACGAACCTAGACGCGCTGCATGTCTAGATACGTCCTTCCAGGATCAGCGTCTCCAGCTCCTGAAACGGTTTGTAATGTTCGGCTGTTATTCTCTTCTATATTCCGTCTTTTGGGTTATCGTACACCCGGTTTAGTTCTCTTGTAATCTAGAAACCAACACATTGATGATGGATGCATCATGCATTGGAAGCTAGCTGCAAGCAATTTTTGTTGCGAGGAAAGTCGTTTGGCTCAGAAGTTTCCACACTagagaaaaacataaaaatcatTCCAGTAAGAGTCCTTACGGCACGACGTTCAACCTTCATATGAACGTGATTAGAGTCAAATTCATGAATCATGAAAGACCTAGCTAAACATGGTTTTAGTATAGGTTTGAAGAATATGCAATTATttagagtatttatttatcactGAAAGCATATAAgcatatattaatttgagTCTCAGTGTAATTCCAACAAAGTCACAGAATGTATCTATAGGATGAGTTTAATTAAGGTGAACAATGGATCAGCTCGCCAATTTCTTAAGTCAATAAAGTGTATGTTTATCGGGAAGTGGCGGAGGGATCACCCAGGTTTTTTATGTGAGAATTGTTGGCGGTAGAAACAATTACTACTTCAATctcatactattatttaagAAACAATTACTACTTCAATCTCATATTATttaagacattttttttcaaaataataagatttaagaaaattatatttattgaattaaatgtagataaaatataataatccATCTGTTTCACCATTTTTGGGcacagaaaaagaaatgatacGTACTGAGTTAAATTAGAGTGGAATGAATAAAGtacaagagagaaaaagtatgagagataagaaagaataatgtaaaagagatggaaaaacaggtatagatgaaataaagtaagaggaggtatatattttgttttttgcttaaaaaaatttaatcacttatagtgggacaatccaaaatgaaaaattgatcaCTTATGATTGGGCGAATAGAGTATGAGatagaataattataaaagaaagaagaaataataaagtaagagagattagATATTgtgttagaaaaaaaatgatataaatatgggataaaccaaaataaaatacaagtcCAAACAAAGAGAGTAaatctcaatttattattattctagCTTttaccattaaaaaaattaaaatactatgtTCTAGATGctttagaaaatgatactaataTATTCAATATTTGGTGTACATCATTTTCtgagatatttattaaaataattaagtttctgcgacaattttaaattaccaTGAAGCtagaaatataaatgaagggggggataaaattatatcgttatctataaaaatatgtacactttttatttttccgtccatcacataaaataaaaatatgggcattCAATTTAGGAAAGTTTTTCCTAACTCATTACTCATATACattgatttatttacaacttaatTATACCACTATGTCACATTACTAActaattaaacactaataataataatgtaagtCTCACCATCTACTGATACTAGTCTCGCTATCTACTTTACCAATCGAATACTAATTCTcatgtcattttaattgtctatattttaatgagatatAGGGAGTATGTGAggaaattttggaatttgagagagtgcaaatataagaaaattttgcaaaattttgcaaaataaaaaattaaagtagtatACTATATCAAGATAATTGACGAGGCATTTGCGCCCCACTTAGTGATAATTAAGCTAGTGGCTCCGCATACtacctcaaaaaaaaaatcaaaatactaggtATAGCTACTATGCTTTTAATATGAAAGCAATGTACAGTCCAAATTAATACAGTATATAACCACAAATTCAGTGGCCCATGGATAGTTTTGAACCCAATATGAATTGATTGCTATATGCACAACTGGCAATTAACAAGAATTCAAAACATGTTACTTTTCTGCTTAATGCcgtaatatattattttacatgGCATAACAGTATCGTCCAATAGATAATACAAACATATGTAGAGGTGGCCAAGATTGTATTACaggaaaacatttttaaaaaaatcatttcactAAGAATCCTTATGGCGCGACGTTCAACTAGACTtgctttttagtataagtTGAAGAATATGCAATatgcaattatttatttatttataatcaaaagcatataattccaataatgacaaaaataaatgctTTGATGgacatatattttattgattctCAGTTTAATTAAGTTGAATTCCAACAAGTGCACAAAGTATATTTATTGGATGAAAAATATAGAGGTGGTACCGATGGATCAGCTCACCATTTTCTTAAGTCAATAGAGTTTATCTTTATTGAGTTTTTTACGTGAGAACTGTTAGCggaagaaaaaattaaatctccatttatagtaattaattatttccttaaaaattgaaattttatcttGTAgcttttagaaaatgataatagattcaatatttaattaatctcataTTCTGAGAGAATTATTGAAATAGGGACGTAATCaaaagaaatgtcaacaaatcacaaaaaaaacataaaaaaaaaaatgtcaacagaatttcaacggtagtcaatgattgatgttgtgttgatactatgttgacattaaaattttgaaattttacactgtgttgatattgtattgaaactgtgttgagaagttttgagtttgtacagtatataagtttgcattttattactaccctattgaaataataaagtttCTGCGATAACTTCAAAATATCACctcaaaagaaaaatcaaaatacgaTAAGATTTAGCTCGAACGGACCAAATATATAGCCTCAGATTATGTGGTCCGTGGATCCAATATGAACTGATTGCTAAATGCACAACTAGCAACAAGAATTCGAAACGTGCAACTTTTGTGATAAATGCAAAATTGTACTATTGATTACAATTGTATGGTCCTGTAGATAGATAGTTACACTACAAGCATAGCTATAAAAAACTATTCAAAATGTGTTACCTTTGTATGGTGTCGGTTGATTATATATGTGCTACTAACTTTTTACATTACGGTGTTTGCCACTGTGTATGAGCCACACACATCACAAtcgcattttctaaggatagaaagtGTGATTAATCGCGACTAGGAGATGATGAAAGAAGCGGGGaataagaaaaggaaaagttgtggcaaaattgaatatgaaCT is drawn from Salvia hispanica cultivar TCC Black 2014 chromosome 6, UniMelb_Shisp_WGS_1.0, whole genome shotgun sequence and contains these coding sequences:
- the LOC125193727 gene encoding mannose-specific lectin alpha chain-like is translated as MAKLFQTLIPVLSSIALLLAIANTARSQTTSFTYDFYGGPKPTDLLYQGDAHFPSDSTYLRLTNTDDSGNPLTYRVGRAVYSKPIQFWDDEGQVDFETTVKFIINPKSGDSNPADGLTFFIQPVGYPVGTARASFGIFDNSGKNPSVFAVEFDIYSNPNEPKHRHVGIDIGSNVSKNTTDVGDAILGQEVTARIDYEEATKVISVHVTAGSKTYEVSYVYDLSTILPQQVEVGISASTGGHAAIHDLISWYFTSTLVHTNIRQ